One Haliaeetus albicilla chromosome 11, bHalAlb1.1, whole genome shotgun sequence genomic window carries:
- the LOC104319905 gene encoding scavenger receptor cysteine-rich domain-containing group B protein-like yields the protein MALILNGCELVGYKWLPGDSKMSQNENFVITDPPRSKTDTSTLRLADGGGRCSGRVELYHDGGWGTVCDDGWELADAKVVCRRLGCGEALVAASEARFGPGSGEILLDDVRCRGDEDNLWDCSHRGIAVHNCRHKEDAGVICAGTLEDMSLRLVNGRDVCSGRLEVFHNGSWATVCDDGWNMKDATVVCRQLGCGKAVSAKIEAFFGEGTGDILLDDVACRGDESSLEHCSHGGLGTHDCYHKEDAGVICEGIHLFHFI from the exons ATGGCCCTCATTCTGAATGGATGTGAATTAGTTGGTTACAAATGGCTGCCAGGTGACAGCAAAATGTCCCAAAATGAAAACTTCGTAATCACTGACCCACCAAGGAGTAAGACAG ATACCTCCACTCTGCGCCTGGCGGACGGCGGCGGGAGGTGCTCGGGGCGCGTCGAACTCTATCACGACGGCGGCTGGGGAACGGTCTGCGACGATGGCTGGGAGCTGGCGGACGCCAAAGTGGTGtgcaggaggctggggtgcGGAGAAGCTCTGGTAGCCGCGTCTGAAGCCCGGTTTGGTCCGGGTTCTGGGGAAATCCTCCTCGATGACGTGCGGTGCAGAGGGGATGAAGACAACCTGTGGGACTGCTCCCACAGAGGCATCGCCGTCCACAACTGCCGACATAAAGAGGACGCCGGCGTCATTTGCGCAGGTACGCTAG aagACATGTCCCTGAGACTGGTTAACGGACGGGATGTGTGCTCGGGTCGCCTCGAAGTCTTTCACAATGGGAGCTGGGCAACCGTCTGCGATGATGGCTGGAACATGAAGGATGCCACGGTtgtgtgcaggcagctgggctgcggAAAGGCTGTCTCAGCCAAAATCGAAGCCTTTTTTGGGGAAGGCACAGGAGATATTCTCCTGGACGACGTGGCATGCAGAGGGGATGAGTCCTCCCTGGAGCACTGCTCTCACGGAGGGCTGGGCACGCACGACTGCTACCACAAGGAAGACGCTGGTGTTATTTGTGAAGGTATTcaccttttccatttcatttaa